The following coding sequences lie in one Pseudomonas syringae CC1557 genomic window:
- a CDS encoding aromatic amino acid transaminase has protein sequence MLAHVESYAGDPILSLMETFGKDSRADKVNLSIGLYYDAVGRIPQLACVATAQQQLAEGEQAASVYLPMEGLAPYRQALQTLLFGADHPLVQAGRVATIQTVGGSGALKIGADFLKYAFPDSQVWVSDPTWENHLALFGGAGFKVNTYPYFDARTGGVRFDAMLDTVQSLPAQSILLLHPCCHNPTGADLSVEQWDQLIEVIKKRQLIAFLDIAYQGFGKGMDEDAYAIRAMADAGVTTLVSNSFSKIFSLYGERVGGLSVVCEDTASAANVFGQLKATVRRNYSSPPAHGAFLVSKVLNTPQLREQWLSEVEAMRLRIIDMRTRLVEVLAQKVAGRDFSFILRQNGMFSYTGLTPQQVDELKDVHGIYMLRSGRVCMAGLNEENIDKVCDAIASLFTH, from the coding sequence ATGCTTGCCCACGTGGAGTCATACGCCGGTGATCCGATCCTTTCGCTGATGGAAACCTTTGGCAAGGATTCGCGTGCGGACAAGGTCAATCTGAGCATCGGCTTGTATTACGACGCAGTGGGTCGTATTCCGCAGTTGGCATGCGTAGCAACAGCGCAGCAACAATTGGCCGAAGGCGAGCAGGCTGCTTCGGTGTATCTGCCGATGGAAGGTCTGGCGCCTTATCGACAGGCGCTGCAGACCCTGCTGTTCGGGGCGGACCATCCGCTGGTGCAGGCCGGTCGTGTAGCGACTATCCAGACCGTTGGCGGCTCGGGTGCGCTGAAAATCGGTGCCGACTTCCTCAAGTATGCATTCCCGGACTCTCAGGTGTGGGTCAGTGATCCGACCTGGGAAAACCACCTCGCGCTGTTCGGCGGAGCGGGTTTCAAGGTCAATACCTACCCGTACTTCGATGCCCGGACCGGTGGCGTCAGGTTCGACGCGATGCTCGACACCGTACAGAGCCTGCCCGCGCAGAGCATTCTGTTGCTGCACCCGTGCTGCCATAACCCGACCGGCGCCGACCTGTCGGTTGAGCAGTGGGATCAGTTGATCGAGGTGATCAAGAAGCGTCAGCTCATCGCGTTTCTGGATATCGCCTACCAGGGCTTTGGCAAGGGCATGGACGAAGACGCCTACGCGATTCGTGCGATGGCCGATGCAGGTGTCACCACCCTGGTCAGCAACTCGTTCTCGAAAATCTTCTCTTTATACGGCGAGCGGGTCGGCGGGCTGTCGGTGGTCTGCGAAGACACCGCGTCGGCGGCCAACGTCTTCGGTCAGCTGAAAGCCACTGTGCGCCGCAACTATTCAAGCCCGCCTGCGCATGGCGCGTTTCTGGTCTCCAAAGTCCTCAATACGCCGCAATTACGTGAACAATGGCTGAGCGAAGTCGAGGCCATGCGCCTGCGCATCATCGACATGCGTACCCGCCTGGTTGAGGTGCTGGCGCAGAAAGTCGCCGGGCGTGATTTCAGCTTCATCCTCAGGCAGAACGGCATGTTCAGCTATACCGGGCTGACCCCGCAGCAGGTTGACGAGTTGAAAGATGTTCACGGCATCTACATGCTGCGCAGTGGCCGGGTATGCATGGCGGGCCTGAATGAAGAGAATATCGACAAGGTATGTGACGCAATCGCGAGCCTCTTCACTCACTAA
- the hisB gene encoding imidazoleglycerol-phosphate dehydratase HisB codes for MAERKAYVERNTLETQIKASINLDGTGKARFDIGVPFLEHMLDQIARHGLIDLDIECKGDLAIDDHHTVEDVGITVGQAFSQAIGDKKGIRRYGHAYVPLDEALSRVVIDFSGRPGLQMHVPYTRATVGGFDVDLFQEFFQGFVNHANVTLHIDNLRGTNTHHQIETVFKAFGRALRMAVELDERMAGQMPSTKGVL; via the coding sequence ATGGCCGAACGTAAGGCGTACGTCGAGCGCAATACTCTGGAAACCCAGATCAAAGCCTCGATCAACCTGGATGGCACCGGAAAGGCCCGATTCGATATCGGCGTGCCGTTCCTTGAGCACATGCTTGACCAGATCGCCCGGCACGGGCTGATCGACCTGGACATCGAGTGCAAAGGTGACCTGGCAATCGACGATCACCACACGGTCGAAGATGTCGGAATCACCGTTGGCCAGGCGTTCAGCCAGGCCATCGGCGACAAGAAAGGCATTCGTCGTTACGGCCACGCTTATGTGCCGCTCGATGAAGCACTGTCGCGCGTGGTCATCGATTTCTCGGGTCGTCCGGGCTTGCAGATGCATGTGCCGTACACCCGCGCCACGGTTGGCGGCTTCGATGTGGACCTGTTCCAGGAGTTCTTTCAGGGCTTCGTCAACCACGCCAATGTGACGCTGCACATCGACAACCTGCGTGGCACCAACACTCATCACCAGATCGAGACCGTGTTCAAGGCCTTCGGTCGTGCGCTGCGCATGGCGGTCGAGTTGGATGAGCGCATGGCTGGTCAGATGCCTTCCACCAAGGGTGTGCTCTGA
- the hisH gene encoding imidazole glycerol phosphate synthase subunit HisH — MQTVAVIDYGMGNLHSVAKALEHVGAGRVLITSDAKVIREADRVVFPGVGAIRDCMAEIRRLEFDSLVQEVSQDRPFLGICVGMQALLDSSEENGGVDCIGMFPGQVKFFGKDLHEDGEHLKVPHMGWNQVSQAVDHPLWHDIPDLARFYFVHSFYIDAANQRQVVGRGHYGLDFAAALADGSRFAVQFHPEKSHTHGLQLLQNFAAWDGRW, encoded by the coding sequence ATGCAGACGGTTGCGGTCATCGACTACGGCATGGGCAATCTGCACTCGGTCGCCAAGGCGCTGGAGCATGTGGGCGCAGGCCGTGTGCTGATTACCAGCGACGCCAAGGTCATTCGTGAAGCCGACCGTGTGGTGTTTCCGGGTGTTGGCGCGATCCGCGACTGCATGGCCGAGATCCGCCGCCTGGAGTTTGATTCGCTGGTTCAGGAAGTGAGCCAGGACCGCCCCTTTCTCGGCATCTGCGTCGGCATGCAGGCGTTGCTCGACAGCAGCGAAGAGAATGGCGGCGTGGACTGCATCGGCATGTTTCCCGGCCAGGTGAAGTTCTTCGGCAAGGACCTGCACGAAGATGGCGAGCACCTGAAAGTGCCGCACATGGGCTGGAATCAGGTTTCCCAGGCGGTGGATCACCCGTTGTGGCACGACATTCCTGACCTTGCGCGCTTCTACTTCGTGCACAGTTTCTACATTGATGCTGCCAACCAGCGTCAGGTGGTCGGGCGTGGTCACTACGGGCTCGATTTCGCTGCAGCGCTGGCCGATGGTTCGCGTTTCGCCGTGCAGTTCCACCCCGAGAAGAGTCATACCCACGGCCTGCAATTGCTGCAGAACTTCGCCGCCTGGGATGGTCGCTGGTAA
- a CDS encoding DUF2164 domain-containing protein → MSKAKGKPPILTLSPEHEQQAIDKLKRLFADRFELELGTFEVAEVLELFTREIAPHYYNRAIFDVQQHLKERFESIESDLWALEKN, encoded by the coding sequence ATGAGCAAAGCCAAGGGCAAGCCGCCCATTCTGACCCTCTCGCCTGAGCATGAGCAGCAGGCGATCGACAAGCTCAAGCGCCTGTTTGCAGACCGCTTCGAGCTGGAGCTGGGGACGTTCGAAGTGGCGGAAGTGCTGGAGCTGTTCACGCGCGAGATTGCCCCGCATTACTACAATCGCGCCATCTTCGATGTTCAGCAGCATCTTAAAGAGCGGTTCGAGAGCATCGAAAGTGATCTCTGGGCACTCGAAAAGAATTGA
- the hisA gene encoding 1-(5-phosphoribosyl)-5-[(5-phosphoribosylamino)methylideneamino]imidazole-4-carboxamide isomerase — translation MLIIPAIDLKDGACVRLRQGRMEDSTVFSDDPVAMAAKWVEGGCRRLHLVDLNGAFEGQPVNGDVVTAIARRYPNLPIQIGGGIRSLETIEHYVKAGVSYVIIGTKAVKEPEFVAEACRAFPGKVIVGLDAKDGFVATDGWAEVSTVQVIDLAKRFEADGVSAIVYTDIAKDGMMQGCNIPFTAALAAATRIPVIASGGIHNLGDIQALLNARAPGIIGAITGRAIYEGTLDVAEAQALCDREQR, via the coding sequence ATGCTGATTATCCCCGCTATCGATCTCAAGGACGGCGCCTGCGTACGTCTGCGTCAGGGCCGGATGGAAGATTCCACTGTGTTCTCCGATGACCCGGTGGCCATGGCCGCCAAGTGGGTCGAAGGTGGTTGCCGGCGTCTGCATCTGGTAGACCTGAACGGTGCGTTCGAAGGTCAGCCGGTCAACGGTGATGTGGTCACGGCCATTGCCAGGCGTTATCCGAACCTGCCGATCCAGATCGGTGGCGGTATTCGTTCGCTGGAAACCATCGAGCACTACGTCAAGGCGGGCGTGAGCTACGTCATCATCGGCACCAAGGCCGTCAAAGAGCCAGAGTTCGTGGCCGAAGCCTGCCGTGCGTTCCCCGGCAAGGTGATTGTTGGCCTGGATGCCAAGGATGGCTTCGTCGCCACCGACGGCTGGGCTGAAGTGAGCACCGTGCAGGTCATTGACCTGGCCAAGCGCTTTGAAGCCGATGGCGTGTCGGCCATTGTCTACACCGACATCGCCAAAGACGGCATGATGCAGGGCTGCAATATCCCGTTCACCGCTGCGCTGGCGGCTGCAACGCGGATACCGGTGATCGCTTCGGGCGGCATTCACAACCTGGGCGACATCCAGGCGCTGTTGAACGCCAGGGCGCCGGGTATTATCGGTGCAATCACCGGTCGTGCCATTTATGAAGGCACGCTGGATGTGGCTGAAGCGCAGGCGCTCTGCGATCGCGAACAACGCTGA
- the hisF gene encoding imidazole glycerol phosphate synthase subunit HisF — MALAKRIIPCLDVDNGRVVKGVKFENIRDAGDPVEIARRYDEQGADEITFLDITASVDGRDTTLHTVERMASQVFIPLTVGGGVRTVQDIRNLLNAGADKVSINTAAVFNPEFVGEAAARFGSQCIVVAIDAKKVSGPGETPRWEIFTHGGRKPTGLDAVLWAKKMEDLGAGEILLTSMDQDGMKNGFDLGVTRAISDALGIPVIASGGVGNLEHLAAGVIEGHASAVLAASIFHFGEYTVPEAKAYMASRGIVVR; from the coding sequence GTGGCCCTAGCCAAACGCATCATTCCTTGCCTCGACGTCGACAACGGTCGAGTGGTCAAGGGCGTCAAGTTCGAGAACATCCGCGATGCAGGCGATCCGGTCGAAATCGCGCGTCGGTACGATGAACAGGGTGCTGATGAAATCACTTTTCTCGACATCACCGCCAGCGTCGATGGCCGCGACACCACGCTGCATACCGTTGAGCGCATGGCCAGTCAGGTGTTCATTCCGCTGACGGTGGGCGGTGGCGTGCGCACCGTGCAGGACATCCGCAACCTGCTCAATGCCGGTGCTGACAAAGTTTCGATCAACACCGCCGCCGTGTTCAATCCTGAGTTTGTCGGCGAGGCGGCTGCCCGTTTCGGTTCGCAGTGCATCGTAGTGGCTATCGACGCCAAAAAGGTCTCCGGCCCGGGCGAAACCCCGCGCTGGGAAATCTTCACCCATGGCGGGCGCAAGCCTACCGGGCTTGATGCGGTGCTCTGGGCGAAGAAAATGGAAGACTTGGGCGCGGGCGAAATCCTCCTGACCAGCATGGATCAGGACGGCATGAAGAACGGCTTTGATCTGGGTGTTACTCGCGCCATCAGCGATGCGCTGGGCATTCCAGTGATTGCTTCGGGTGGCGTTGGCAACCTGGAGCACCTGGCTGCCGGTGTCATCGAAGGGCATGCCAGTGCTGTGCTGGCCGCGAGCATCTTCCACTTTGGCGAATACACCGTTCCTGAGGCCAAGGCCTATATGGCCAGCCGCGGGATCGTGGTGCGTTAA
- a CDS encoding substrate-binding periplasmic protein has product MFKRLFLALIGVGVLLSEGAHASDTRPYSMVLLTENFPPFNMAVDGKNFAQENNIDGIAAEVVREMFKRANIGYSMTLRFPWDRVYKLALEKPGYGVFSTTRLPERESLFKWVGPVGSYDWIMLARGDSPITLTSLEQARDYKIGAYKGDAIGERLNTMGLNPILMLRDRDNVKKLANGQIDLWAVGDPVGRYLAKLEGVTGFKTALRFNSAELYLAVNKNTPDEIVTRLQKALDQMRAEGWVDAVKARYQ; this is encoded by the coding sequence ATGTTCAAACGTCTATTTCTTGCCCTGATCGGGGTCGGCGTCCTGTTGAGTGAAGGTGCTCATGCCAGCGACACACGGCCTTATTCCATGGTGTTGCTGACCGAGAATTTTCCGCCGTTCAACATGGCGGTCGATGGCAAGAATTTCGCTCAGGAAAACAACATCGACGGCATCGCCGCTGAAGTCGTGCGCGAGATGTTCAAGCGCGCCAACATCGGCTACAGCATGACCCTGCGCTTTCCGTGGGATCGCGTTTACAAACTCGCGCTTGAGAAGCCCGGCTACGGGGTGTTCTCCACCACACGTCTGCCCGAGCGCGAGAGCCTTTTCAAATGGGTAGGCCCGGTCGGTTCCTATGACTGGATCATGCTCGCGCGTGGCGACAGTCCCATCACTCTGACTTCGCTGGAGCAAGCCCGGGATTACAAGATCGGCGCCTACAAAGGCGATGCCATCGGCGAGCGTCTGAACACCATGGGTTTGAATCCGATCCTGATGCTGCGTGACCGGGACAACGTTAAAAAGCTGGCCAATGGGCAGATCGATTTGTGGGCTGTGGGTGATCCTGTCGGGCGCTATCTGGCGAAGCTCGAAGGCGTTACCGGGTTCAAGACGGCGCTGCGCTTCAACAGCGCCGAGTTGTATCTGGCGGTGAACAAAAACACGCCTGACGAGATCGTCACTCGCCTGCAAAAGGCGCTTGATCAGATGCGCGCCGAAGGTTGGGTAGACGCCGTCAAAGCGCGTTATCAGTAG
- a CDS encoding divergent polysaccharide deacetylase family protein, with protein sequence MRLLGSLLLALSITGAAHAAPAEHADKPSKAYLSLIIDDLGQNPDRDSRTLALPGPVTLAIMPDTPHATDFARQAHRAGKTVMLHMPMDPATGPYAWHPELPLPELESRLNAALLKVPYAAGINNHMGSRMTAEPVAMTWLMAELQRRHLFFVDSRTSAKTVAAAEAQRIGLASVSRDVFLDDERTAEAITRQLQTAIKIARKYGSAVVIGHPYPVTLDVLERELPTLKAQGVEWIDLRSMISERGNQASAAHGKNGVYR encoded by the coding sequence ATGCGTCTTCTCGGCTCGTTGCTGTTGGCACTCTCGATCACTGGCGCTGCCCATGCAGCGCCAGCCGAGCATGCTGACAAACCCTCGAAAGCGTACCTCAGCCTGATCATCGACGATCTGGGACAGAACCCTGACCGCGACAGCCGCACGCTGGCGCTGCCCGGCCCGGTCACGCTGGCGATCATGCCTGACACCCCGCATGCCACCGATTTTGCCCGCCAGGCTCACCGCGCAGGTAAAACGGTGATGCTGCACATGCCGATGGACCCCGCGACCGGTCCGTATGCCTGGCACCCCGAACTGCCCCTGCCTGAACTGGAAAGCCGACTCAATGCTGCTCTGCTGAAGGTGCCGTATGCCGCCGGTATCAACAATCACATGGGCAGCAGAATGACGGCCGAGCCTGTGGCCATGACCTGGCTGATGGCCGAGTTGCAGCGGCGTCATCTGTTTTTCGTCGACAGCCGCACCAGCGCCAAAACCGTGGCTGCCGCCGAGGCGCAGCGTATCGGTCTGGCCAGCGTCTCCCGCGACGTGTTTCTGGACGACGAGCGCACGGCCGAAGCCATCACCCGCCAATTGCAGACCGCCATCAAAATCGCCCGCAAATATGGCTCGGCCGTAGTGATCGGTCACCCCTACCCAGTCACGCTGGACGTGCTGGAGCGCGAGTTGCCCACCCTAAAGGCGCAGGGCGTCGAATGGATCGACCTGCGCAGCATGATCAGCGAGCGCGGCAATCAGGCGAGTGCGGCACATGGCAAAAATGGGGTGTATCGCTGA
- a CDS encoding S41 family peptidase, producing MLHLSRLTSLALAIAIVIGAPLAQAAEKTTPAAPAAVAPANANAKPPLPLDELRTFAEVMDRVKAAYVEPVDDKTLLENAIKGMLSNLDPHSAYLGPEDFQELQESTSGEFGGLGIEVGVEDGFVKVVSPIDDTPASKAGIEAGDLIVKINGTPTQGQNMQEAVDKMRGKIGEKITLTLVRDGGTPFDVTLARATIQVKSVKAQMLENGYGYIRITQFQVKTGDEVGKALAKFRKDNGKKMSGLILDLRNNPGGVLQSAVQVADHFLTKGLIVYTKGRIANSELRFSADPADASEGVPLVVLINGGSASASEIVAGALQDQKRGILMGTDTFGKGSVQTVLPLNNDRALKITTALYYTPNGRSIQAQGINPDIVVRRAKVTSEADGENYKEADLLGHLGNGNGGADKPTLKGGAAAKARPQDDDFQLSQALSLLKGLSITRGN from the coding sequence ATGCTGCATTTGTCCCGCCTCACCTCGCTGGCTCTGGCGATTGCCATCGTTATCGGCGCGCCGCTGGCGCAAGCTGCCGAAAAGACCACGCCAGCCGCTCCTGCAGCCGTTGCGCCCGCCAACGCCAATGCCAAGCCTCCGCTGCCTCTGGACGAGCTGCGCACCTTTGCCGAGGTCATGGATCGGGTCAAGGCCGCGTACGTAGAGCCGGTGGATGACAAGACTCTGCTGGAGAACGCCATCAAGGGCATGCTCAGCAACCTCGACCCGCACTCTGCTTACCTCGGCCCGGAAGATTTCCAGGAGTTGCAGGAAAGCACCAGCGGCGAGTTTGGCGGGCTGGGCATCGAAGTGGGTGTCGAAGACGGTTTCGTCAAAGTGGTTTCGCCCATCGACGACACCCCGGCTTCCAAGGCTGGCATCGAGGCAGGCGACCTGATCGTGAAGATCAACGGCACGCCGACCCAGGGCCAGAACATGCAGGAAGCCGTCGACAAGATGCGTGGCAAGATCGGCGAGAAGATCACCCTGACGCTGGTGCGCGACGGAGGCACTCCGTTTGACGTGACACTGGCGCGGGCGACCATTCAGGTCAAGAGCGTCAAGGCGCAGATGCTGGAGAACGGCTACGGCTATATCCGTATCACTCAGTTCCAGGTCAAGACCGGTGACGAAGTCGGCAAGGCCCTGGCCAAATTCCGCAAGGACAACGGCAAGAAGATGAGCGGCCTGATTCTCGATCTGCGCAACAACCCGGGCGGCGTGCTGCAATCGGCGGTACAGGTGGCGGATCACTTCCTGACCAAAGGCTTGATCGTCTATACCAAAGGCCGCATCGCCAACTCCGAGCTGCGCTTCTCGGCAGACCCGGCAGACGCCAGCGAAGGCGTGCCTCTGGTCGTACTGATCAACGGCGGCAGCGCCTCTGCTTCGGAGATCGTCGCCGGCGCTCTGCAAGACCAGAAGCGCGGCATTCTGATGGGCACCGACACCTTCGGCAAAGGCTCGGTACAAACCGTTCTGCCGCTGAACAACGACCGCGCGCTGAAGATCACCACGGCGCTGTATTACACGCCTAATGGCCGATCCATTCAGGCGCAGGGCATCAACCCGGACATCGTGGTACGTCGGGCCAAGGTCACCAGTGAAGCGGACGGCGAGAACTACAAGGAAGCCGATCTGCTGGGTCACCTCGGCAACGGCAATGGTGGCGCGGACAAACCGACGCTCAAAGGTGGTGCAGCGGCCAAGGCGCGTCCGCAGGATGACGACTTCCAGCTCAGTCAGGCGCTCAGCCTGCTGAAGGGGCTGAGCATCACCCGCGGCAACTGA
- a CDS encoding murein hydrolase activator EnvC family protein, which produces MLRALIALALICLLNPAFAEDERVQTQKQIDAARQDVTELQKVLGKLQEERAGVQKDLRTTETDMGKLEKQVEVLQKELKKTEAELQKLDSEKKKLNTARVEQQRLIAIQARAAYQSGRQEYLKLLLNQQHPEKFARTLTYYDYLSQARLAQLHNFNETLRQLAGVEKDIDLQQAQLLVQKSNLESQTEELAKVRQERQQALAKLNQDYKARDQKLQARQQDQADLAKVLKTIEETLARQAREAEEARQKALVAAREAEEKRQREAEAVARNNNSNSSKADAEPAPRRPVKAPGAVVSSAGVSYGGPFAEAKGKLPWPIDGRLLARFGEARGDDERTKWDGVMISAAAGSQVHAVHGGRVVFADWLRGAGLLVILDHGNGYLTLYGHNQSLLKSAGDIVKAGEAISTVGNSGGQDTAALYFAIRQQGRPSDPAQWCRTQG; this is translated from the coding sequence ATGCTCCGCGCCTTGATTGCCCTTGCTCTGATCTGCCTGCTCAATCCGGCGTTTGCCGAAGACGAGCGTGTGCAAACCCAAAAACAGATAGATGCTGCGCGCCAGGACGTGACGGAGCTGCAAAAAGTCCTGGGCAAGCTTCAGGAAGAACGTGCAGGCGTCCAGAAGGATCTGCGCACCACTGAAACCGACATGGGCAAGTTGGAGAAGCAGGTCGAGGTCCTGCAAAAGGAACTAAAAAAGACCGAAGCCGAGCTGCAAAAGCTCGACAGTGAGAAAAAAAAACTCAACACCGCTCGCGTTGAACAGCAACGTCTGATTGCCATCCAGGCCCGCGCCGCCTATCAGAGTGGCCGCCAGGAATACCTCAAGCTGTTGCTCAATCAGCAGCACCCCGAGAAGTTTGCCCGAACCCTCACCTATTACGATTACCTGAGCCAGGCGCGTCTGGCGCAGCTGCACAATTTCAATGAAACCTTGCGCCAGCTGGCCGGAGTCGAAAAAGACATCGATCTGCAACAGGCACAATTGCTGGTGCAGAAGAGCAACCTGGAAAGCCAGACCGAAGAACTGGCCAAGGTTCGCCAGGAACGCCAGCAGGCGTTGGCCAAGCTGAATCAGGACTACAAGGCGCGCGATCAGAAATTGCAGGCACGCCAGCAGGATCAGGCTGACCTGGCCAAGGTGCTCAAGACCATCGAGGAAACCCTGGCCCGTCAGGCACGCGAAGCCGAAGAAGCGCGTCAGAAGGCGCTGGTTGCAGCCCGCGAAGCTGAGGAGAAACGTCAGCGCGAAGCTGAAGCCGTGGCTCGCAACAACAATAGCAACAGCAGCAAGGCCGATGCTGAACCCGCACCGCGTCGCCCGGTCAAAGCCCCCGGCGCAGTCGTTTCCAGTGCCGGTGTTTCCTACGGCGGACCTTTTGCCGAGGCCAAGGGAAAACTTCCATGGCCTATCGATGGTCGACTGCTTGCACGTTTCGGTGAAGCGCGCGGTGATGATGAGCGGACCAAATGGGACGGCGTCATGATCAGTGCGGCAGCCGGAAGCCAGGTACATGCGGTGCACGGCGGACGAGTGGTGTTCGCTGACTGGTTGCGCGGTGCCGGGCTTCTGGTCATTCTCGACCATGGCAATGGCTATTTGACCCTCTATGGGCACAATCAGAGTCTGCTCAAGTCGGCAGGTGACATTGTAAAAGCCGGTGAAGCGATCTCCACGGTCGGCAATAGTGGCGGTCAGGACACGGCAGCGTTGTACTTTGCTATTCGTCAGCAGGGTCGCCCCAGCGATCCGGCCCAATGGTGCCGCACTCAAGGATAA
- the gpmI gene encoding 2,3-bisphosphoglycerate-independent phosphoglycerate mutase, which translates to MTATPKPLVLIILDGFGHSESHKGNAILAAKMPVMDRLYETMPNGLISGSGMDVGLPDGQMGNSEVGHMNLGAGRVVYQDFTRVTKAIRDGEFFENPTICAAVDKAVSAGKAVHIMGLLSDGGVHSHQDHLVAMAELAVKRGAENIYLHAFLDGRDTPPRSAKKSLELMDQTFARLGKGRVATIIGRYFAMDRDNRWDRVSSAYNLIVDSTAEFHAETGVAGLEAAYARDENDEFVKATRIGEPARVEDGDAVVFMNFRADRARELTRVFVEDDFKDFERARQPKINYVMLTQYAASIPAPSAFAAGSLKNVLGEYLAANGKTQLRIAETEKYAHVTFFFSGGREEPFPGEERILIPSPKVATYDLQPEMSAPEVTDRIVDAIEHQRYDVIIVNYANGDMVGHSGIMEAAIKAVECLDVCVGRITEALEKVGGEALITADHGNVEQMTDDSTGQAHTAHTSEPVPFVYVGKRPLKVREGGVLADVAPTMLQLLGMEKPAEMTGHSILVTE; encoded by the coding sequence ATGACTGCCACGCCAAAACCTCTGGTCCTTATTATCCTGGATGGCTTCGGACACAGCGAAAGCCACAAGGGCAATGCCATTCTGGCCGCCAAGATGCCAGTCATGGATCGTCTCTACGAAACCATGCCCAACGGCCTGATTTCCGGGTCGGGTATGGACGTCGGCCTGCCGGACGGGCAGATGGGCAACTCTGAAGTCGGTCACATGAACCTCGGTGCAGGTCGGGTGGTGTATCAGGACTTCACCCGGGTGACCAAGGCCATTCGTGACGGCGAGTTTTTCGAAAACCCGACCATCTGCGCTGCAGTGGATAAAGCAGTCAGTGCAGGCAAGGCCGTGCACATCATGGGCCTGCTGTCCGATGGCGGCGTTCACAGCCATCAGGATCACCTGGTCGCCATGGCCGAACTGGCCGTCAAACGCGGCGCCGAGAACATCTATCTTCACGCGTTCCTCGACGGTCGCGACACACCACCGCGCAGCGCAAAGAAGTCCCTTGAGCTGATGGACCAGACCTTCGCTCGCCTGGGCAAGGGTCGAGTCGCCACGATCATTGGCCGCTACTTCGCCATGGACCGTGACAACCGGTGGGACCGGGTTTCTTCTGCCTATAACCTGATCGTCGACAGCACGGCAGAGTTTCACGCGGAGACTGGCGTAGCCGGGCTTGAAGCCGCCTATGCCCGCGACGAGAACGACGAGTTCGTCAAAGCCACACGCATTGGCGAGCCCGCCAGAGTGGAAGATGGCGACGCGGTGGTGTTCATGAACTTCCGCGCCGACCGCGCCCGCGAACTGACCCGCGTATTCGTCGAAGACGATTTCAAGGACTTCGAGCGCGCCCGCCAGCCAAAGATCAACTACGTGATGCTGACCCAGTACGCGGCGAGTATCCCGGCACCCTCCGCGTTTGCGGCGGGCAGCCTGAAAAACGTACTGGGCGAATACCTGGCTGCCAACGGCAAGACCCAGCTGCGTATTGCCGAGACTGAAAAATATGCGCACGTCACCTTCTTCTTCTCTGGCGGACGTGAAGAACCGTTCCCCGGCGAAGAGCGCATCCTGATTCCGTCACCGAAAGTTGCCACCTATGACCTGCAACCGGAAATGAGCGCGCCGGAAGTGACCGACAGAATCGTCGATGCCATCGAACATCAGCGTTACGACGTGATCATCGTCAACTATGCCAACGGCGACATGGTCGGCCATAGCGGGATCATGGAGGCCGCGATCAAGGCGGTTGAATGCCTGGACGTCTGCGTTGGGCGGATTACCGAAGCGCTGGAAAAAGTCGGCGGCGAAGCGTTGATCACGGCAGACCACGGCAACGTTGAACAGATGACCGATGACTCCACCGGACAGGCGCATACTGCACACACGTCAGAACCGGTGCCGTTCGTCTATGTCGGCAAACGACCGCTGAAAGTTCGCGAAGGCGGGGTTCTGGCTGATGTCGCGCCCACCATGCTGCAACTGCTGGGCATGGAGAAGCCAGCGGAAATGACTGGTCATTCGATCCTGGTGACCGAGTAA
- a CDS encoding rhodanese-like domain-containing protein translates to MVAHLLEFATNHYLITGAFVILLGLLIAYEMSKGGASLSTRELTALVNSDQGVVIDVRSKKDFTAGHIVGSLNFPQDKVLTRTDELQKYKDKTLIIVDAMGQHAGSTARELLKSGFKAAKLSGGISSWRGDNLPLVK, encoded by the coding sequence ATGGTTGCTCACCTGCTTGAATTCGCCACTAACCACTATTTGATCACCGGTGCCTTCGTCATTCTGCTGGGACTGCTGATCGCTTACGAAATGAGCAAAGGCGGCGCCAGCCTTAGCACCCGCGAGCTGACAGCGCTGGTCAACAGCGATCAGGGCGTGGTCATCGATGTGCGCTCCAAAAAGGATTTCACGGCGGGTCACATTGTCGGCTCCCTGAACTTTCCGCAGGACAAGGTGCTGACCCGCACCGATGAACTGCAGAAATACAAGGACAAGACGTTGATCATAGTCGATGCAATGGGGCAGCATGCGGGCAGCACCGCCCGGGAGCTGCTCAAGTCCGGCTTCAAGGCGGCCAAGCTGTCCGGCGGGATTTCCAGCTGGCGCGGCGATAATCTTCCTCTGGTGAAGTGA